One genomic window of Pempheris klunzingeri isolate RE-2024b chromosome 12, fPemKlu1.hap1, whole genome shotgun sequence includes the following:
- the emx2 gene encoding homeobox protein EMX2, which yields MFQPTPKRCFTIESLVAKDNPVPASRSEEPIRPAALSYANSGQMNPFLNGFHSGGRGVYSNPDLVFAEAVSHPPNSAVPVHSVAPPHALAHPLSSSHSPHPLFASQQRDPSTFYPWLLHRYRYLGHRFQGNETSPESFLLHNALARKPKRIRTAFSPSQLLRLEHAFEKNHYVVGAERKQLAHSLSLTETQVKVWFQNRRTKFKRQKLEEEGSESQQKKKGSHHINRWRLATKQQSPEEIDVTSDD from the exons ATGTTTCAACCTACACCCAAGAGGTGTTTTACTATAGAGTCTTTAGTGGCGAAGGATAATCCTGTACCGGCGTCCCGCTCCGAGGAGCCCATCAGGCCAGCGGCTCTCAGCTATGCAAACTCCGGCCAGATGAACCCCTTTCTCAACGGCTTTCACTCCGGCGGCAGGGGCGTCTACTCTAACCCGGACTTGGTGTTTGCCGAGGCGGTCTCTCATCCGCCAAACTCCGCCGTCCCTGTGCATTCGGTGGCCCCGCCGCACGCTCTGGCTCACCCGCTTTCATCCTCGCACAGTCCGCACCCTCTTTTTGCCAGCCAGCAAAGGGACCCATCAACTTTCTACCCCTGGTTATTACACAGATATAGGTACTTGGGCCACAGATTTCAAG GGAATGAAACGAGTCCAGAGAGTTTCCTATTGCACAACGCGCTGGCCAGAAAGCCCAAAAGAATCCGGACAGCTTTTTCACCTTCGCAACTGCTGCGGCTCGAACACGCGTTTGAGAAAAACCATTACGTGGtgggagcagagagaaaacagctcgCCCACAGCCTTAGCCTCACAGAAACTCAG GTAAAAGTGTGGTTTCAGAACCGGAGGACGAAGTTCAAGCGACAGaagttggaggaggagggctcCGAGtctcagcagaagaagaaaggatcGCATCACATAAACCGGTGGAGACTGGCGACGAAACAGCAGAGCCCAGAGGAAATTGATGTCACTTCGGACgattaa